From one Streptomyces sp. Q6 genomic stretch:
- a CDS encoding DUF4365 domain-containing protein: MALAQPEQGGLLPERFAPSRGTLATTACMETLQVAYLHAVAAAAGCSLSQPFPDNGIDWHVSHSAPGHTVDDEVTIKVQLKATYQIPPNPPGPFFSFTLDNPHLEKLARSPVSVHKILVVMLVPRSQDDWLRASHDRLDLRHCCYWTNLAGVPVTGRRRTTVRIPTSRIFDDRALCEIMTRVGTGGRP, encoded by the coding sequence ATGGCGCTCGCGCAGCCCGAACAGGGCGGGCTGCTGCCCGAGCGGTTCGCACCGTCGCGCGGCACACTCGCCACCACCGCCTGCATGGAGACCTTGCAGGTGGCCTATCTGCACGCCGTGGCCGCCGCCGCCGGCTGCTCGCTCTCGCAGCCCTTTCCCGACAACGGCATCGACTGGCACGTCAGCCACAGCGCCCCCGGGCACACGGTCGACGACGAGGTCACCATCAAGGTGCAGTTGAAGGCGACCTATCAGATACCGCCGAACCCGCCGGGCCCCTTCTTCTCCTTCACGCTCGACAACCCCCACCTGGAGAAGCTCGCCCGGTCCCCGGTCTCGGTGCACAAGATCCTTGTCGTGATGCTCGTGCCGCGCTCCCAGGACGACTGGCTGCGCGCCAGTCACGACCGGCTCGACCTGCGGCACTGCTGTTACTGGACCAACCTCGCCGGAGTCCCGGTCACCGGCCGGCGCAGGACCACCGTGCGCATCCCGACCTCGCGGATCTTCGACGACCGCGCACTGTGCGAGATCATGACCCGCGTCGGGACGGGCGGGCGGCCCTGA
- a CDS encoding 3'-5' exonuclease, whose protein sequence is MTCWYEGPLAAFDTETTGVDVENDRIVSAAIVVQDATGTRPRVTRWLVNPGVPVPAGATEIHGLTDEHLQRNGRWPAPVMEEIGRELAEQAAAGRPLVVMNAPFDLTLLDRELKRHRNSSLARYLETSPLNVLDPRVLDKHLDRYRKGRRTLTDLCAHYEVELAGAHDAGADAQASLDVVRAIGRRFATRLERLAPAELHTLQAVWHAAQARGLQAWFARSGTPETVDQSWPLRPELPAAA, encoded by the coding sequence ATGACGTGCTGGTACGAGGGCCCCCTGGCCGCCTTCGACACAGAGACCACGGGCGTGGACGTGGAGAACGACCGCATCGTCTCGGCGGCGATCGTGGTGCAGGACGCCACGGGCACCCGCCCCCGGGTGACACGCTGGCTGGTGAACCCGGGGGTGCCGGTACCGGCCGGAGCCACGGAGATCCACGGGCTCACCGACGAACATCTTCAGCGCAACGGCCGCTGGCCCGCGCCCGTCATGGAGGAGATAGGCCGCGAGCTCGCGGAGCAGGCGGCGGCGGGACGCCCCCTGGTCGTGATGAACGCTCCCTTCGATCTGACGCTCCTGGACCGCGAGTTGAAGCGCCACCGCAACTCGTCGCTGGCGCGCTATCTGGAGACCTCGCCGTTGAACGTCCTCGACCCGCGGGTCCTGGACAAGCACCTGGACCGCTATCGCAAGGGCCGGCGCACCCTGACGGATCTGTGCGCGCACTACGAGGTGGAGCTGGCGGGCGCGCACGACGCGGGCGCGGACGCGCAGGCGTCCCTCGACGTGGTCCGGGCGATCGGCCGCCGCTTCGCGACGCGTCTGGAGCGCCTCGCGCCGGCGGAGCTGCACACGCTCCAGGCGGTCTGGCACGCGGCGCAGGCCCGCGGCCTCCAGGCCTGGTTCGCCCGCAGCGGCACTCCGGAAACAGTGGATCAGTCATGGCCGCTGCGCCCGGAACTCCCGGCGGCCGCCTGA
- a CDS encoding SRPBCC family protein, producing the protein MDLSAWSHYRFRSVWDLPAPPAAVFAVLERAEEYPAWWPQVRAVTPLDDTSGVAVFRSFLPYELTVTAREKRRDPAAGILEVEMSGDLDGWARWTLRPVPGGGTRAVYDQEVEVRKALMRRFAVPGRPVFLANHAWMMRGGRRGLAASLQPV; encoded by the coding sequence ATGGACCTCAGTGCCTGGAGTCACTACCGGTTCCGTAGCGTCTGGGACCTGCCCGCACCGCCCGCCGCGGTCTTCGCCGTCCTCGAACGGGCGGAGGAGTACCCGGCGTGGTGGCCGCAGGTACGCGCGGTGACGCCGCTGGACGACACCAGCGGCGTCGCCGTCTTCCGGTCCTTCCTGCCGTACGAGCTCACGGTCACGGCACGCGAGAAGCGCCGCGACCCGGCCGCCGGGATCCTGGAGGTCGAGATGAGCGGGGATCTCGACGGCTGGGCGCGCTGGACCCTGCGGCCCGTCCCGGGCGGCGGCACGCGCGCCGTCTACGACCAGGAGGTCGAGGTGCGCAAGGCCCTGATGCGGCGCTTCGCCGTGCCCGGTCGGCCGGTGTTCCTCGCCAACCACGCGTGGATGATGCGCGGCGGACGGCGCGGCCTCGCGGCCTCCCTGCAACCGGTTTGA
- a CDS encoding Tat pathway signal sequence domain protein, giving the protein MSPIPRRSLLKAAAVAGAAAQFSWALGSKNAQAATGADTAEATPVTLSWLEDGGLGAAPGSTVGVPWPKGAYDKGQEFALTDADGKQVPVQTWPLAQWPDGSLKWTAHAVGPGAGDGKLTLAAGNAAAPQKKVSVSTSGGVVTVDTGVVVTKLGKSGSSLVKSVTRGSTEIAKDGRLVLLRQAEIEDDEQGTVKTERFESVIEETTVEQDGPVRAVVKIDGKHRKGNRSWLPFSIRFYFYAGADSFRMVHTITYDGTQDPGKASGDFIRGLGVRFTVPMRDASYDRHVRIGGEDTGMIREAVKGITGLRRDPGASVQAAQFAGEKLADPSTWDQRVTTRLQYIPEWGDYTLSQLSADGFTLRKRTKAGHGWIAAGGGKRASGFGYLGGPSGGFSFGLRDFWEKHPTGLDIRGAHTDEAEVTLWLWSPEAQPMDLRFYHDGLGQDTYPEQAEGIQITYEDYEPEFGTPYGIARTSELMFWANGSTPKPETLAQQVEAVRVAPQLTAPPKQLIKAGVFGPGLYSEPDRSTPAKAKIEDHLDFLFTYYKDQVEMRRWYGFWDYGDVMHSYDPARHQWRYDVGGYAWDNSELSPDIWLWMAYLRSGRSDIFRFAEAMTRHTGEVDVYHLGKWAGLGTRHGVQHYADSAKQQRIANTTYRRYYYFLTGDERVGDLMHANVDSDETFLVLDPLRKIRTEPYTPDRNALSIGFGTDWSGLVSAWLTEWERRGPKWEKAKARVLSTMETIAAQPNGFVQGSGLYDLDTGKFAIATEPVVGVSHLSAVFGLNELCAELIDIVDMPKFEEAYYDYCRYFNATKAEQAARYGSNFGTLLLFQGHSRLDAYAAVRTGDDKLAARAWAKFYKSDGYTESSPWKTEKVSGPVTLVAGTEANWVYTNDTALYGLAAIENLALVGDKMP; this is encoded by the coding sequence ATGTCCCCCATTCCTCGCAGATCCCTCCTCAAGGCCGCCGCGGTCGCCGGCGCCGCCGCCCAGTTCAGCTGGGCCCTCGGCAGCAAGAACGCGCAGGCCGCGACCGGCGCCGACACCGCCGAGGCCACGCCCGTCACCCTGAGCTGGCTGGAGGACGGCGGCCTCGGCGCCGCCCCCGGCTCCACCGTCGGCGTGCCCTGGCCGAAGGGCGCGTACGACAAGGGCCAGGAGTTCGCCCTCACGGACGCCGACGGCAAGCAGGTCCCCGTGCAGACCTGGCCGCTGGCCCAGTGGCCCGACGGCTCGCTGAAGTGGACCGCGCACGCGGTCGGACCCGGCGCGGGCGACGGCAAGCTCACCTTGGCCGCCGGGAACGCCGCCGCGCCCCAGAAGAAGGTCAGCGTCTCCACCAGCGGTGGTGTCGTCACCGTCGACACCGGTGTCGTCGTCACCAAGCTCGGCAAGAGCGGATCGAGCCTGGTCAAGAGCGTCACCCGGGGCTCCACCGAGATCGCCAAGGACGGGCGGCTCGTGCTGCTGCGGCAGGCCGAGATCGAGGACGACGAGCAGGGCACCGTCAAGACGGAACGCTTCGAGTCCGTCATCGAGGAGACCACCGTCGAGCAGGACGGCCCGGTCCGCGCCGTCGTCAAGATCGACGGCAAGCACCGCAAGGGCAACCGCAGCTGGCTCCCCTTCTCCATCCGGTTCTACTTCTACGCCGGTGCCGACTCCTTCCGCATGGTGCACACCATCACCTATGACGGCACCCAGGACCCCGGCAAGGCGTCCGGCGACTTCATCCGCGGCCTCGGCGTGCGCTTCACCGTGCCGATGCGCGACGCCTCGTACGACCGTCACGTCCGCATCGGCGGCGAGGACACCGGCATGATCCGGGAGGCCGTCAAGGGCATCACCGGTCTGCGCCGCGACCCCGGCGCGTCCGTACAGGCCGCGCAGTTCGCGGGCGAGAAGCTCGCCGACCCCTCCACCTGGGACCAGCGCGTCACGACCCGCCTCCAGTACATCCCCGAGTGGGGCGACTACACCCTCTCCCAGCTCTCCGCTGACGGCTTCACGCTGCGCAAGCGCACGAAGGCCGGGCACGGATGGATCGCCGCGGGCGGCGGCAAGCGCGCCAGCGGCTTCGGCTACCTCGGCGGACCGAGCGGCGGATTCTCCTTCGGCCTGCGCGACTTCTGGGAGAAGCACCCCACCGGCCTCGACATCCGCGGCGCCCACACCGACGAGGCCGAGGTCACCCTCTGGCTCTGGTCGCCCGAGGCGCAACCCATGGACCTGCGCTTCTACCACGACGGCCTGGGCCAGGACACGTACCCGGAGCAGGCCGAGGGCATCCAGATCACCTACGAGGACTACGAGCCCGAGTTCGGCACCCCGTACGGCATCGCCCGCACCAGCGAGCTGATGTTCTGGGCCAACGGCTCGACGCCGAAGCCCGAGACGCTCGCCCAGCAGGTCGAGGCCGTGCGCGTGGCCCCGCAGCTGACCGCGCCGCCCAAGCAGCTCATCAAGGCCGGCGTCTTCGGCCCCGGCCTGTACTCCGAGCCGGACCGCTCCACCCCCGCCAAGGCCAAGATCGAGGACCACCTCGACTTCCTCTTCACCTATTACAAGGACCAGGTGGAGATGCGGCGTTGGTACGGCTTCTGGGACTACGGCGACGTCATGCACTCCTACGACCCGGCACGCCACCAGTGGCGCTACGACGTCGGAGGCTACGCCTGGGACAACTCGGAGCTGTCGCCCGACATCTGGCTGTGGATGGCCTACCTGCGCTCGGGCCGCTCCGACATCTTCCGGTTCGCCGAGGCCATGACCCGGCACACCGGCGAGGTCGACGTCTACCACCTCGGCAAGTGGGCCGGGCTCGGCACCCGGCACGGCGTCCAGCACTACGCGGACTCCGCCAAGCAGCAGCGCATCGCGAACACCACGTACCGCCGCTACTACTACTTCCTCACCGGTGACGAGCGCGTCGGCGACCTCATGCACGCCAACGTCGACTCCGACGAGACGTTCCTCGTGCTCGACCCGCTGCGCAAGATCCGCACCGAGCCGTACACCCCGGACCGCAACGCCCTGTCGATCGGCTTCGGCACCGACTGGAGCGGGCTCGTCTCCGCGTGGCTCACCGAGTGGGAGCGGCGCGGACCCAAGTGGGAGAAGGCGAAGGCCCGGGTCCTGTCGACCATGGAGACCATCGCCGCGCAGCCCAACGGATTCGTGCAGGGCAGCGGGCTCTACGACCTCGACACCGGCAAGTTCGCCATCGCCACGGAACCGGTCGTCGGCGTCTCCCACCTGTCGGCCGTCTTCGGCCTGAACGAACTGTGCGCCGAACTCATCGACATCGTCGACATGCCGAAGTTCGAGGAGGCGTACTACGACTACTGCCGCTACTTCAACGCCACCAAGGCGGAGCAGGCGGCACGCTACGGCTCCAACTTCGGCACCCTGCTCCTCTTCCAGGGCCACTCGCGTCTCGACGCGTACGCGGCGGTGCGCACCGGCGACGACAAGCTGGCGGCGCGCGCCTGGGCGAAGTTCTACAAGAGCGACGGCTACACCGAGTCCTCGCCGTGGAAGACGGAGAAGGTCAGCGGCCCGGTCACGCTCGTCGCGGGCACCGAGGCGAACTGGGTCTACACCAACGACACGGCCCTGTACGGACTCGCCGCCATCGAGAACCTGGCACTCGTCGGCGACAAGATGCCGTGA
- a CDS encoding carbohydrate ABC transporter permease codes for MTTVTPQVSQSADPRKRTGSIVWHVFAIAVLCVVLYPVVWVIGAAFKPGKTIVGSAQLFPTSPIMDNIKGLGDGIAGISISSFFLNSLFYAGMAVVGVVISSSLTAYAFSKIPFKGRKFFFAMMIGTLLLPYHVLLIPQYVMFQKLDLINTYVPLLAGKFLATEAFFVFLMVQFMRGLPRELDEAAKLDGCGHLRTYWSIVLPLSRPALITSAIFTFINAWNDFMGPLIYLNEPSKYTVSLGLMMFRDQQGISDYGGQIAMAMVALIPVVAFFMAFQRYLIDGMATSGLK; via the coding sequence GTGACCACCGTGACCCCGCAAGTCAGCCAGAGCGCCGACCCGCGCAAGCGCACCGGATCGATCGTCTGGCACGTGTTCGCGATCGCCGTGCTCTGCGTCGTCCTCTACCCCGTCGTCTGGGTGATCGGCGCCGCCTTCAAGCCCGGCAAGACGATCGTCGGCTCGGCCCAGCTCTTCCCGACCTCGCCCATCATGGACAACATCAAGGGCCTGGGCGACGGCATCGCGGGCATCTCCATCAGCTCGTTCTTCCTCAACTCGCTGTTCTACGCGGGCATGGCCGTGGTCGGCGTCGTCATCTCCAGCTCGCTGACCGCGTACGCCTTCTCGAAGATCCCCTTCAAGGGCCGCAAGTTCTTCTTCGCGATGATGATCGGCACCCTGCTGCTGCCGTACCACGTACTGCTCATCCCGCAGTACGTGATGTTCCAGAAGCTGGACCTCATCAACACGTACGTGCCGCTGCTCGCCGGCAAGTTCCTGGCCACGGAGGCGTTCTTCGTCTTCCTGATGGTGCAGTTCATGCGCGGACTGCCCCGCGAGCTCGACGAGGCCGCCAAGCTCGACGGGTGCGGACACCTGCGCACCTACTGGTCGATCGTGCTGCCGCTGAGCCGGCCCGCCCTCATCACCAGCGCCATCTTCACGTTCATCAACGCCTGGAACGACTTCATGGGACCGCTGATCTACCTCAACGAGCCCTCCAAGTACACCGTCTCGCTCGGCCTGATGATGTTCCGCGACCAGCAGGGCATCTCCGACTACGGCGGCCAGATCGCCATGGCGATGGTCGCGCTCATCCCGGTCGTCGCGTTCTTCATGGCGTTCCAGCGCTACCTGATCGACGGCATGGCCACCTCGGGGCTCAAGTGA
- a CDS encoding sugar ABC transporter permease, which translates to MSLVKDATGATSLADKNTSVRPVAHRRRGRRDNLAGYLFMSPWLAGFLLLTAGPMIASLYYAFTNYNLFAPPQWVGFDNFTAMFDDPRWQKSVQVTLKYVVIGTPLKLALALAVALLLNQSRRGQGLYRAAFYAPSLIGASVSVGFVWRAIFSDNAVVDKGLGALGLNLGGWIGDPDLILYSLVALTVWQFGAPMVIFLAGLKQVPKELYEAAAVDGAGPLRRFWNITLPMISPVLFFNVLLESIHSFQIFGSAYVVSNTFCGPADATLVYTCYLYQKGFQQSQMGFASAMAWMLLLAVALVTAVLFWSQKKWVHYEEDVK; encoded by the coding sequence ATGTCGCTCGTCAAGGACGCCACCGGCGCCACTTCCTTGGCCGACAAGAACACGTCCGTCCGCCCCGTCGCCCACCGGCGACGGGGCAGGCGCGACAACCTTGCCGGCTATCTGTTCATGTCACCCTGGCTGGCAGGGTTCCTGCTGCTCACGGCAGGGCCGATGATCGCGTCGCTCTACTACGCGTTCACGAACTACAACCTGTTCGCGCCGCCGCAGTGGGTCGGTTTCGACAACTTCACGGCCATGTTCGACGACCCGCGCTGGCAGAAGTCGGTGCAGGTCACGCTGAAGTACGTGGTCATCGGCACACCGCTGAAGCTCGCCCTCGCGCTCGCCGTCGCCCTGCTGCTCAACCAGAGCCGCCGCGGCCAGGGCCTGTACCGGGCCGCCTTCTACGCGCCGTCGCTGATCGGCGCCAGCGTCTCGGTCGGCTTCGTCTGGCGGGCGATCTTCTCGGACAACGCCGTCGTCGACAAGGGACTCGGCGCCCTGGGCCTGAACCTGGGGGGCTGGATCGGCGACCCCGACCTGATCCTCTACTCCCTCGTGGCGCTCACCGTCTGGCAGTTCGGCGCCCCGATGGTCATCTTCCTCGCGGGCCTCAAGCAGGTCCCGAAGGAGCTGTACGAGGCCGCCGCGGTAGACGGCGCGGGACCGCTGCGCCGCTTCTGGAACATCACCCTGCCGATGATCTCGCCGGTGCTCTTCTTCAACGTCCTGCTGGAATCGATCCACTCGTTCCAGATCTTCGGCTCGGCGTACGTCGTCTCCAACACCTTCTGCGGACCGGCCGACGCCACGCTCGTCTACACCTGCTACCTGTACCAGAAGGGCTTCCAGCAGTCGCAGATGGGCTTCGCCTCCGCGATGGCCTGGATGCTGCTGCTCGCCGTGGCCCTCGTCACCGCCGTCCTTTTCTGGTCCCAGAAGAAGTGGGTGCACTACGAGGAGGACGTCAAGTGA
- a CDS encoding ABC transporter substrate-binding protein: protein MPTNRDLDRRGLLKVTGASLATVGLAAAGCGGDDGGSGGTNADGPATLRFAWWGGEPRAVKIKKAIALFEKKNPKIKIKPEFTDYQAFWEKFQTQASGGNPPDVFLNSVAFLAKYDKRGVLLDLKSQIDAGNLSLKNFRGGVESAGQVTGGKQVAVPVGANTMSLVIDKKAFAKAGVEPKFGWTWDEYFKTLQTIQDKLKISGDTGYAGIMYLYDLYLRQNGKAFFKDGKLGFTEDDLTQWWSDYYKRVKSGIVADPKKIEQVKPKSGLSAGLAAGEFTWDNFSVRYEGEGDSDYGLAPIPTTDGKDTGQYLGSLMLSISTKCKAQAQAAKFIDFMVHDPEVGKILGYDMGVLATTDQFDAYKPGEEADKAVAEANEGIAAYETAVDKAGVLGKITPHPSGADVVEAAFLRIAGDVANAKQKVPAAVKQFFSEAEAAFQG, encoded by the coding sequence GTGCCTACGAACAGGGATCTTGACCGGCGTGGCCTGCTGAAGGTCACGGGGGCGTCGCTCGCGACGGTCGGTCTGGCAGCAGCCGGCTGTGGCGGCGACGACGGAGGTTCGGGCGGGACGAACGCGGACGGTCCGGCGACGCTCCGGTTCGCCTGGTGGGGCGGCGAACCGCGCGCCGTGAAGATCAAGAAGGCGATCGCCCTCTTCGAGAAGAAGAACCCGAAGATCAAGATCAAGCCCGAATTCACCGACTACCAGGCGTTCTGGGAGAAGTTCCAGACGCAGGCCTCCGGAGGCAATCCGCCGGACGTATTCCTCAACTCCGTTGCATTTCTTGCGAAGTACGACAAGCGGGGTGTGCTGCTCGACCTCAAGTCCCAGATAGACGCGGGAAATCTGAGCCTCAAGAACTTCCGGGGCGGCGTCGAGTCCGCGGGTCAGGTCACCGGCGGCAAGCAGGTCGCGGTGCCGGTCGGCGCCAACACCATGTCGCTCGTCATCGACAAGAAGGCCTTCGCGAAGGCGGGCGTCGAGCCCAAGTTCGGCTGGACCTGGGACGAGTACTTCAAGACGCTCCAGACCATCCAGGACAAGCTCAAGATCTCCGGTGACACGGGCTACGCCGGGATCATGTACCTGTACGACCTGTATCTCCGTCAGAACGGAAAGGCGTTCTTCAAGGACGGCAAACTCGGTTTCACCGAGGACGACCTGACGCAGTGGTGGTCCGACTACTACAAGCGCGTGAAGTCCGGGATCGTCGCCGACCCCAAGAAGATCGAGCAGGTCAAGCCGAAGTCCGGGCTCTCCGCCGGGCTCGCCGCCGGCGAGTTCACCTGGGACAACTTCTCGGTGCGCTACGAGGGTGAGGGCGACTCGGACTACGGGCTCGCGCCGATCCCCACCACCGACGGCAAGGACACCGGCCAGTACCTCGGCTCGCTGATGCTGTCGATCTCCACCAAGTGCAAGGCCCAGGCGCAGGCCGCCAAGTTCATCGACTTCATGGTCCACGACCCCGAGGTCGGCAAGATCCTGGGCTACGACATGGGGGTGCTCGCCACCACCGACCAGTTCGACGCCTACAAGCCGGGCGAGGAGGCCGACAAGGCCGTCGCCGAGGCCAACGAGGGCATCGCCGCCTACGAGACCGCGGTCGACAAGGCCGGGGTCCTCGGCAAGATCACGCCGCACCCGTCCGGTGCGGACGTCGTCGAGGCCGCGTTCCTGCGCATCGCCGGCGACGTCGCGAACGCGAAGCAGAAGGTACCGGCCGCCGTGAAGCAGTTCTTCAGTGAGGCCGAGGCAGCCTTCCAGGGCTGA
- a CDS encoding TIGR02611 family protein, whose protein sequence is MNTGSDGAADAVADADDGKTEKPLGSRAPEFVQARRALHLSWQVGVFVVGLAVVGAGVVMLPLPGPGWLVIFGGMAIWATEFVWAQLVLRWTKRKVTEATQRALDPKVRRRNIILTTIGLVIIAVLVGIYVWKFGLEMPWNIKE, encoded by the coding sequence ATGAATACGGGGAGTGACGGGGCGGCCGACGCGGTCGCCGACGCGGACGACGGGAAGACCGAGAAGCCGCTGGGCTCGCGAGCGCCGGAGTTCGTCCAGGCCCGCAGGGCCCTGCACCTGAGCTGGCAGGTGGGCGTCTTCGTCGTGGGGCTCGCGGTCGTCGGCGCGGGCGTGGTCATGCTGCCGCTGCCGGGGCCGGGCTGGCTGGTGATCTTCGGGGGCATGGCGATCTGGGCGACCGAGTTCGTCTGGGCGCAGCTGGTGCTGCGCTGGACGAAACGCAAGGTCACGGAGGCCACGCAGCGCGCCCTCGATCCGAAGGTGCGGCGCCGGAACATCATCCTGACGACGATCGGCCTGGTGATCATCGCGGTGCTCGTGGGGATCTACGTCTGGAAGTTCGGGCTCGAGATGCCGTGGAACATCAAGGAGTGA
- a CDS encoding SsgA family sporulation/cell division regulator: MNTTVSCELHLRLVVSSESSLPVPAGLRYDTADPYAVHATFHTGAEETVEWVFARDLLAEGLHRPTGTGDVRVWPSRSHGQGVVCIALSSPEGEALLEAPARALESFLKRTDAAVPPGTEHRHFDLDQELSHILAES, translated from the coding sequence ATGAACACCACGGTCAGCTGCGAGCTGCACCTGCGCCTCGTTGTGTCGAGCGAGTCCTCACTGCCTGTTCCCGCAGGACTGCGGTATGACACGGCCGATCCGTATGCCGTGCACGCCACCTTCCACACCGGAGCCGAGGAGACGGTCGAGTGGGTGTTTGCCCGCGATCTCCTCGCCGAAGGTCTTCACCGGCCTACGGGCACCGGAGACGTCCGAGTCTGGCCGTCCCGGAGCCACGGTCAGGGCGTTGTCTGCATCGCCCTGAGCTCCCCAGAGGGCGAAGCTCTGCTGGAGGCCCCGGCACGGGCCCTGGAGTCGTTCCTCAAGCGGACCGACGCCGCCGTGCCCCCGGGCACGGAGCATCGCCACTTCGATCTCGACCAGGAGCTCTCGCACATCCTCGCGGAGAGCTAA
- a CDS encoding CGNR zinc finger domain-containing protein, with amino-acid sequence MLITHDTRCALDTVVDLVNTAPEDDGAADGLASVAALEDFVRKNDISDVGVLTERDLRGVRTVRDRFAEVFAAPDPRGAASLINELIAAAGTTPRLTDHDGYDWHVHYFAPGASVADHLAADCGMALAFFVVAGEQERLRRCEAPDCRHAFVDLSRNRSRRYCDSRTCGNRLHVAAYRARRKEAAG; translated from the coding sequence GTGCTGATCACCCACGACACCCGGTGCGCGCTGGACACCGTGGTCGATCTGGTGAACACCGCACCGGAGGACGACGGCGCGGCCGACGGGCTCGCGAGCGTGGCGGCTCTGGAGGATTTCGTACGAAAGAACGACATCAGTGACGTCGGCGTTCTCACGGAGCGTGACCTGCGCGGGGTGCGCACGGTGCGTGACCGGTTCGCCGAGGTGTTCGCGGCTCCGGATCCGCGCGGCGCCGCGTCGCTGATCAACGAACTGATCGCCGCGGCGGGCACCACGCCCCGTCTGACGGACCACGACGGCTACGACTGGCACGTGCACTACTTCGCGCCCGGTGCGTCCGTCGCGGACCACCTGGCGGCCGACTGCGGGATGGCCCTCGCGTTCTTCGTGGTCGCCGGGGAACAGGAGCGACTGCGGCGCTGTGAGGCTCCGGACTGCCGGCACGCGTTCGTGGATCTGTCGCGCAACCGCTCGCGCCGCTACTGCGACAGCCGTACGTGCGGGAACCGGCTGCACGTGGCCGCGTACCGGGCGCGCCGCAAGGAAGCCGCGGGCTGA
- a CDS encoding DsbA family protein: MNAPNPAPVLDVWCELQCPDCRSALDDVRALRERYGDRLELRLRHFPLEKHKHSFAGAQAAEEAFEQGKGWPYVEAVLGRVEEFDAAGEPFLVEVARELGLDAEEFDTALVDGRHILIVDADQAEGKAIGVTGTPTYVIGGERLDGGKSQDGLRERIEEIADRLLAG; the protein is encoded by the coding sequence ATGAACGCCCCGAACCCGGCCCCCGTCCTTGATGTGTGGTGCGAGCTCCAGTGTCCCGACTGCCGATCGGCCCTGGACGACGTCCGCGCGCTGCGTGAGCGCTACGGCGATCGTCTCGAGCTGCGCCTGCGCCACTTCCCGCTGGAGAAGCACAAGCACTCCTTCGCCGGGGCACAGGCCGCCGAGGAGGCGTTCGAGCAGGGCAAGGGATGGCCCTACGTGGAGGCCGTGCTCGGCCGGGTCGAGGAGTTCGACGCGGCGGGCGAGCCGTTCCTGGTCGAGGTGGCGCGTGAACTCGGCCTGGACGCCGAGGAGTTCGACACCGCGCTGGTCGACGGGCGGCACATCCTGATCGTCGACGCCGACCAGGCCGAGGGGAAGGCGATCGGCGTGACCGGCACGCCGACCTACGTCATCGGGGGCGAGCGCCTCGACGGCGGCAAGAGCCAGGACGGGCTGCGGGAGCGCATCGAGGAGATCGCGGACCGGCTGCTGGCCGGCTAG
- a CDS encoding GNAT family N-acetyltransferase: protein MTTTLRPTEPLQRTTDGARSRHYAVCVNSRPVGTLHLATHPVFGPSVAQILDLFIDERDRGRGRGTVAALAAEEVARGWNCRRLEITVPARQHALLRLAGALGYVERNRNMAKTLPARPPALPAGSVGRRMTEAEFGPWLAHAKEHYARSVVERGATEEDARAKAERDHAALLPDGIATPDVYLGVLEHDGERVGTLWVAQRSDGAYVYDVEVAPDHRGQGHGRSLMLLAEADALAGGATRLGLNVFADNVPAQRLYESLGYEPTLHHLYKPLL, encoded by the coding sequence ATGACCACGACCCTGCGGCCGACCGAGCCGCTCCAGCGCACCACCGACGGTGCACGCTCGCGCCACTACGCGGTGTGCGTGAACAGCCGTCCCGTCGGCACGCTCCACCTCGCCACGCACCCGGTGTTCGGCCCGTCCGTGGCCCAGATACTGGACCTGTTCATCGACGAGCGGGACCGGGGGCGCGGCCGCGGCACGGTCGCCGCGCTCGCCGCCGAGGAGGTGGCCCGCGGCTGGAACTGCCGCCGCCTCGAGATCACCGTCCCCGCGCGGCAGCACGCGCTGCTGCGTCTCGCGGGCGCCCTCGGATACGTCGAGCGCAACCGGAACATGGCGAAGACGCTGCCCGCGCGGCCACCGGCGCTCCCCGCGGGCAGCGTGGGGCGGCGCATGACGGAGGCCGAGTTCGGGCCGTGGCTCGCGCATGCCAAGGAGCACTACGCGCGCTCCGTCGTCGAGCGCGGTGCCACCGAGGAGGACGCCCGCGCGAAGGCCGAGCGCGACCACGCGGCGCTGCTGCCCGACGGCATCGCGACCCCGGACGTCTACCTCGGCGTACTGGAGCACGACGGCGAACGCGTCGGGACGCTGTGGGTCGCCCAGCGCTCCGACGGCGCGTACGTCTACGACGTGGAGGTCGCGCCCGACCACCGGGGACAGGGGCACGGGCGCTCCCTGATGCTGCTCGCCGAGGCCGATGCCCTCGCCGGGGGCGCCACCCGGCTCGGCCTCAACGTCTTCGCGGACAACGTGCCCGCGCAGCGCCTGTACGAGTCGCTCGGTTACGAGCCGACCCTCCACCACCTCTACAAACCGCTGCTGTGA